One region of Skermanella mucosa genomic DNA includes:
- a CDS encoding CgeB family protein: MAGLDISFYGSSLVSAYWNGAATYYRGIIRALAARGHRVTFFEPDAYGRQQHRDIPDPDWARVVVYPNDEASARRALEQGRNADVIVKASGVGVFDGLLEAGVLDVRRPDATVIFWDVDAPATLASMRENPGDTLRPLIPRYDMVLTYGGGDPVIRAYREVGARDCVPIYNALDPDTHHPVPADPRFAADLGFMANRLPDREARVEEFFLKAAAALPGRRFLLGGNGWGDKPMPGNVNYIGHVYTADHNAVNCSALAVLNVARDSMAAVGFSPATRVFEAAGAGACVITDAWEGIEQFLIPGEEILVARDGAEVAAHVDALTPERSRAIGEAARRRMLDAHTYAHRAGEVEALLVNGAHAGRVPA, encoded by the coding sequence ATGGCCGGCCTCGACATCTCCTTCTACGGGTCCAGCCTGGTCTCGGCCTACTGGAACGGCGCCGCGACCTATTACCGGGGCATCATCCGGGCCCTGGCGGCGCGCGGTCACCGCGTGACCTTCTTCGAGCCGGATGCCTATGGGCGCCAGCAGCACCGCGACATCCCCGATCCCGACTGGGCGCGGGTGGTGGTCTACCCCAACGACGAGGCGAGCGCCCGCCGGGCGCTGGAACAGGGCCGCAACGCCGACGTGATCGTCAAGGCCAGCGGCGTCGGGGTGTTCGACGGCCTGCTGGAGGCCGGCGTGCTCGACGTGCGGCGCCCGGACGCCACCGTGATCTTCTGGGACGTGGACGCTCCGGCGACCCTGGCGTCAATGCGGGAGAACCCCGGCGACACGCTGCGCCCGCTGATTCCCCGCTACGACATGGTGCTGACCTACGGTGGCGGCGACCCGGTGATCCGAGCCTACCGCGAGGTCGGCGCGCGGGACTGCGTGCCGATCTACAACGCCCTGGACCCCGACACCCACCACCCGGTGCCGGCCGACCCGCGCTTCGCCGCCGACCTGGGCTTCATGGCGAACCGCCTTCCCGACCGCGAGGCGCGGGTCGAGGAATTCTTCCTGAAGGCCGCCGCGGCGCTGCCCGGCCGGCGTTTCCTGCTGGGCGGCAACGGCTGGGGCGACAAGCCGATGCCGGGCAACGTCAATTATATCGGCCACGTCTATACCGCCGACCACAACGCCGTGAACTGCTCCGCGCTGGCCGTGCTGAACGTTGCCCGCGACAGCATGGCCGCCGTCGGCTTCTCGCCGGCCACCCGCGTGTTCGAGGCGGCGGGAGCCGGCGCCTGCGTGATCACCGACGCCTGGGAAGGAATCGAACAGTTCCTGATCCCCGGCGAGGAGATCCTGGTGGCGCGCGATGGCGCCGAGGTCGCGGCCCATGTGGACGCGCTGACGCCCGAGCGGTCCCGCGCCATCGGCGAGGCGGCCCGGCGCCGCATGCTCGACGCCCACACCTACGCCCACCGCGCCGGGGAGGTCGAGGCCCTGCTGGTGAACGGCGCCCATGCCGGGCGGGTCCCGGCATGA
- a CDS encoding CgeB family protein, with protein MTGIVYGRMAERAAGLSIVVLGLSITSSWGNGHATTYRALVKALSDRGHDVLFLEADRPWYAAHRDLAEPPFCRTALYQDLEDLRDRFTREVRDADLVIVGSFVPDGVDVGGWAIRTARGVTAFYDIDTPVTLAKLERGDVEYLSPDLIPRYDIYLSFTGGPTLGRLERQFGSPMARALYCSVDPERYYPETGIGPGWDLGYLGTYSPDRQPTVDRLLVEPARAWAEGRFVVAGPQYPETIGWPGNVERVDHLPPDQHRAFYNAQRFTLNVTRADMIAAGWSPSVRLFEAAACGTPIISDWWPGLDGLFEPGTEIIIAADAGAVLETLRSMSDGHRQAIGERARSRILANHTAAHRAAELEMFVAEARAAVSTA; from the coding sequence ATGACCGGGATCGTCTACGGGCGCATGGCCGAACGGGCGGCCGGGCTGTCGATCGTCGTCCTCGGCCTCAGCATCACGTCGTCCTGGGGCAACGGCCACGCGACCACGTACCGGGCGCTGGTCAAGGCCCTTTCCGACCGCGGCCACGACGTGCTGTTCCTGGAAGCCGACCGCCCCTGGTACGCCGCCCACCGCGACCTGGCGGAGCCGCCCTTCTGCCGGACCGCGCTGTACCAGGATCTGGAGGACCTTCGCGATCGGTTCACCCGGGAGGTCCGCGACGCCGACCTGGTGATCGTCGGGTCCTTCGTTCCGGACGGCGTCGATGTCGGCGGCTGGGCGATCCGGACCGCGCGCGGCGTCACGGCCTTCTACGACATCGACACCCCGGTGACGCTGGCGAAGCTGGAACGCGGCGACGTCGAGTATCTGAGCCCAGACCTGATCCCGCGCTACGACATCTACCTGTCTTTCACCGGCGGTCCGACCCTCGGGCGGCTGGAGAGGCAGTTCGGCTCGCCGATGGCCCGCGCGCTCTACTGCTCGGTCGATCCCGAGCGGTACTATCCGGAAACGGGAATCGGCCCGGGGTGGGACCTGGGGTATCTCGGCACCTACAGCCCCGACCGCCAACCGACGGTGGACCGGCTGCTGGTGGAACCGGCTCGGGCCTGGGCGGAGGGGAGATTCGTGGTCGCCGGGCCGCAGTATCCGGAAACCATCGGCTGGCCCGGCAACGTCGAACGGGTCGACCACCTGCCGCCGGACCAGCATCGCGCCTTCTACAACGCCCAGCGATTCACGCTTAACGTGACGCGGGCCGACATGATCGCGGCCGGGTGGTCGCCCAGCGTCCGGCTGTTCGAGGCGGCAGCGTGCGGGACGCCGATCATCAGCGACTGGTGGCCGGGCCTGGACGGCCTGTTCGAGCCAGGCACGGAGATCATCATCGCGGCGGATGCCGGAGCCGTGCTCGAAACCCTGCGATCCATGTCCGATGGTCACCGTCAGGCGATCGGCGAACGGGCGCGTTCGCGGATCCTCGCCAACCACACGGCGGCACACCGCGCGGCCGAGCTGGAAATGTTCGTCGCGGAAGCGCGGGCGGCCGTTTCCACCGCGTGA
- a CDS encoding helix-turn-helix domain-containing protein, which produces MESKVEHDGTRLRNYRMMKNITLTKAAGMCGVSKSELSKLESGARPIRPDHVIKLAGVYGITPLDLLTPDSKLRAFIERATDTPLHQHEIPLFEGRTLSARQNDAVPTGKVPCPIQLVDVPGAYAVSIGDMANAPALLPGVILHIHPQRPVVINDLVINRVTWSPLVFFLRQSDDGDLYGLTLSKKRVDLDRDAIDLLHKVAGVWMINGPRE; this is translated from the coding sequence ATGGAATCCAAGGTTGAGCATGACGGCACGCGTCTTCGCAACTACCGGATGATGAAGAACATCACCCTGACGAAAGCCGCCGGCATGTGCGGCGTATCGAAGAGCGAGTTGTCCAAGCTGGAATCCGGGGCGCGCCCCATCCGGCCCGACCATGTGATCAAGCTGGCCGGGGTCTATGGGATCACCCCGCTCGACCTGCTGACACCGGACAGCAAGCTGCGCGCCTTCATCGAGCGAGCCACCGATACGCCCCTCCACCAGCACGAGATCCCGCTGTTCGAAGGCCGGACGCTCTCCGCCCGGCAGAATGACGCGGTTCCGACCGGCAAGGTCCCCTGCCCGATCCAACTGGTCGACGTGCCGGGCGCCTATGCGGTCAGCATCGGCGACATGGCCAACGCCCCGGCACTCCTGCCCGGCGTGATACTGCACATCCACCCGCAGCGTCCGGTCGTCATCAACGATCTGGTCATCAACCGCGTGACCTGGTCCCCGCTGGTGTTCTTCCTGCGGCAATCCGACGACGGGGACCTTTACGGCCTGACCTTGTCGAAGAAGCGCGTCGATCTGGACCGCGACGCGATCGACCTGCTCCACAAGGTGGCGGGAGTCTGGATGATCAACGGCCCGCGCGAGTGA
- a CDS encoding S24/S26 family peptidase gives MTSPVAETERPATLAHVIDAFAAYVHDGALSPCLPVGSLVYVDPSKPLRPGDFVLVKQATTARIAVFRGRNADGVILDFGGGREESMGIGRSAAICKIVGADYP, from the coding sequence ATGACCTCGCCGGTCGCCGAGACCGAGCGGCCGGCCACGCTGGCCCATGTGATCGACGCCTTCGCCGCTTATGTCCACGATGGGGCGCTCAGCCCATGCCTGCCGGTCGGCAGCCTGGTCTATGTCGATCCGAGCAAGCCGTTGCGGCCTGGCGATTTCGTCCTGGTCAAGCAGGCTACCACCGCCCGGATCGCGGTGTTCCGCGGAAGGAACGCCGATGGCGTCATCCTGGATTTCGGCGGCGGGCGGGAGGAATCGATGGGTATCGGGCGGTCGGCCGCCATCTGCAAGATCGTCGGTGCCGACTATCCCTGA
- a CDS encoding ATP-binding protein has translation MSTEVVGDEMHVAVSDTGIGIAPEDLRRVGTPFEQIDNRHTRRHAGTGLGLALTRSLTEMHGGRIDIRSELGIGTRVCVILPRSGLPLSGLALPLGAARQG, from the coding sequence GTGTCGACCGAAGTCGTCGGGGACGAGATGCACGTCGCGGTATCCGATACCGGGATCGGCATCGCGCCCGAGGATCTGCGCCGGGTCGGGACCCCGTTCGAGCAGATCGACAACCGCCATACCCGCAGGCATGCCGGAACCGGTCTCGGGCTGGCCCTGACGCGTTCCCTCACGGAAATGCACGGAGGCCGGATCGACATCCGCAGCGAGCTTGGCATCGGCACCCGTGTCTGCGTCATACTGCCCCGGTCAGGCCTGCCCCTGTCGGGGCTGGCTTTGCCCTTGGGTGCTGCGCGTCAGGGATAG
- a CDS encoding PAS domain-containing sensor histidine kinase: MTIADWTLADGAADLSGARVVYVNPAFTELTGYRPEEIAGLTPGFLPGIDPSRRELARICRALGLGQAVRAEIRGYAKDGREYWSDVTISPFQDATDGRRLVLAVQRDITAHRLELDARRLELNALREANNRLQEAVDSVSQAITLWDPRGRLLLHNKRFRDLFAPTADLIRPGVRFERLLRANVEAGVYRIEGDAEEWMEARLRCRGECGTGTDLTVAFTDGRHFRVSEQKTPRGHMVAAWVDVTEIKRVEQRLRDAIESVNEGFVLWDADQRLVLCNSRYKDLSPSDSGEACLAPQGVRLEGEHEQELPDGRWLLGSYRRTSEGGIVGIRTDITLLKQQELKLKTSEESLRVHVAELEEARSRLEAQTCALSELASRYLTARDNAEEASRIKSQFLAMMSHELRTPLNAIIGFSEMIETQALGPVGVQRYVEYARDVHTSGRHLLELINDILDMSKIEAGKYVLHRTEVDVSAVVRRCTRMVRLRADEAGIEIVETGDGGTPPDGVTVLADERALN, encoded by the coding sequence GTGACCATCGCCGACTGGACGCTCGCCGACGGCGCCGCCGATCTGTCCGGAGCCCGAGTCGTCTACGTCAATCCCGCTTTCACCGAATTGACGGGCTACCGGCCGGAGGAAATCGCCGGACTGACGCCCGGGTTCCTCCCGGGCATCGATCCGTCCCGCAGGGAGCTGGCCAGGATATGCCGGGCGCTTGGCCTCGGGCAGGCGGTGCGGGCGGAAATCCGCGGCTATGCCAAGGACGGACGGGAATACTGGTCGGACGTGACGATCTCGCCTTTCCAGGACGCCACCGACGGGCGGCGCCTTGTGCTGGCGGTCCAGCGCGACATCACGGCGCACCGGTTGGAACTGGATGCCCGGCGCCTTGAGCTGAACGCCCTGCGCGAAGCGAACAACCGCCTGCAGGAGGCGGTCGACTCCGTTTCGCAGGCCATCACCCTGTGGGATCCGCGGGGCCGGCTGCTTCTCCATAACAAGCGCTTCCGGGATCTGTTCGCACCCACCGCCGACCTGATCCGCCCCGGGGTCCGGTTCGAACGGCTGCTGCGGGCCAACGTGGAGGCGGGTGTCTACCGGATCGAGGGCGATGCCGAGGAGTGGATGGAGGCGCGGCTGCGATGCCGCGGGGAATGCGGTACCGGGACGGACCTCACGGTGGCTTTCACCGACGGGCGCCATTTCCGGGTGAGCGAGCAGAAAACGCCGCGCGGCCACATGGTGGCGGCCTGGGTCGACGTCACCGAGATCAAGCGCGTCGAGCAGCGGCTTCGGGACGCCATCGAAAGCGTCAACGAGGGCTTCGTGCTCTGGGACGCCGATCAGCGCCTGGTCCTGTGCAACAGCCGCTACAAGGACCTGTCTCCCTCGGATTCGGGCGAAGCGTGCCTGGCGCCGCAGGGTGTCCGGCTGGAGGGCGAGCACGAGCAGGAATTGCCGGACGGGCGTTGGCTGCTCGGCAGCTACCGGCGTACGTCCGAAGGCGGGATCGTCGGCATCAGGACCGACATCACCCTGCTGAAGCAGCAGGAACTGAAGCTGAAGACCAGCGAGGAAAGCCTGCGCGTCCATGTCGCGGAGCTGGAGGAGGCGCGCTCCCGGCTGGAAGCGCAGACCTGCGCGCTGTCCGAACTGGCGTCGCGCTACCTGACCGCGCGCGACAACGCGGAGGAGGCAAGCCGCATCAAGTCGCAGTTCCTCGCCATGATGAGCCATGAACTGCGGACGCCGCTGAACGCGATCATCGGCTTCTCCGAGATGATCGAGACCCAGGCGCTGGGGCCGGTCGGCGTGCAACGCTACGTGGAATATGCCCGCGATGTCCATACCAGCGGCCGGCACCTGCTGGAGCTGATCAACGATATCCTCGACATGTCGAAGATCGAAGCCGGGAAATACGTGCTGCACAGGACCGAGGTCGATGTATCGGCAGTGGTCCGCCGCTGCACCCGGATGGTCCGCCTCCGGGCCGACGAGGCGGGCATCGAGATCGTCGAAACCGGCGATGGCGGGACGCCGCCCGACGGCGTCACCGTCCTCGCGGACGAGCGCGCCCTCAACTAG
- a CDS encoding HupE/UreJ family protein, with product MRRTGLGLGLVAAALAAMPMAAFAHTGHMEPGGFMHGFEHPLGGLDHLLAMVAVGLWAAQLGGRALWVLPESFVVTMVLGGLAGMAGLPLPSVELGIIGSVLVLGGLVAFQPKLPLAACAAITALFAVFHGYAHGAEMPAAASPWLYGMGFALATALLHGAGIGAILAIRNVARGTAGTIAVRGSGALVGIGGVALVLMG from the coding sequence ATGAGGCGTACAGGTCTCGGACTAGGGCTCGTGGCGGCCGCGCTGGCGGCCATGCCGATGGCGGCGTTCGCACACACGGGGCACATGGAGCCGGGCGGGTTCATGCACGGCTTCGAGCATCCGCTCGGCGGCCTGGACCATCTGCTCGCCATGGTCGCGGTCGGCCTGTGGGCCGCGCAACTGGGCGGCCGGGCGCTCTGGGTGCTGCCGGAGTCGTTCGTCGTGACCATGGTGCTGGGCGGGCTGGCCGGCATGGCTGGGCTGCCGCTGCCGTCGGTCGAGCTGGGCATCATCGGTTCGGTGCTGGTGCTGGGCGGGCTCGTGGCGTTCCAGCCGAAGCTTCCGCTGGCCGCCTGCGCCGCGATCACGGCGCTTTTCGCGGTCTTCCACGGCTACGCGCACGGCGCCGAGATGCCGGCGGCGGCCTCGCCGTGGCTGTACGGCATGGGCTTCGCGCTGGCGACCGCGCTGCTCCACGGCGCCGGCATCGGGGCGATCCTCGCCATCCGCAACGTCGCCCGGGGTACGGCCGGAACGATCGCGGTGCGCGGCAGCGGCGCGCTGGTCGGCATCGGCGGGGTGGCCCTGGTCCTGATGGGCTGA